Proteins from a genomic interval of uncultured Desulfuromusa sp.:
- a CDS encoding N-acetylmuramoyl-L-alanine amidase, translating into MKKRPLILIDPGHGGTDPGAVAAGHTEASINLRVAQQLGPMLFSERFDVHYTRYFDQSVSLATRVQISDDIRPDLFLSLHCNSASSPGANGIEVFTSPGQTESDFAATCLIDSLKFSFPDSVFRTDFSDDDPDKEAHFYVLTETDCAAALVEMGFLSNDEERAWLLQESTPLMISLALTSGLLAWKETL; encoded by the coding sequence ATGAAAAAGCGACCACTCATTTTAATCGATCCAGGTCACGGCGGTACCGACCCCGGTGCTGTTGCTGCCGGGCACACCGAAGCCTCAATCAATTTGCGTGTCGCCCAGCAGCTTGGTCCGATGCTTTTTTCTGAGCGTTTCGACGTCCACTACACACGCTATTTTGATCAAAGCGTCTCACTGGCCACCCGCGTCCAGATCTCCGACGATATCCGGCCAGATCTGTTTTTGAGTTTGCATTGCAATTCGGCATCTTCACCTGGAGCAAACGGGATCGAGGTCTTTACCTCACCCGGTCAAACAGAATCTGACTTTGCTGCAACCTGCCTGATTGACAGCCTCAAGTTCAGTTTTCCCGATTCTGTTTTTCGGACTGACTTTAGCGATGACGACCCCGACAAAGAGGCTCATTTTTACGTTTTAACAGAGACTGATTGCGCCGCCGCATTGGTTGAGATGGGCTTCCTCAGCAACGACGAAGAACGCGCCTGGCTGCTGCAGGAATCAACCCCGCTCATGATCTCCCTGGCACTGACGAGCGGCTTACTGGCTTGGAAGGAAACGCTATGA
- a CDS encoding Mor transcription activator family protein → MMDNLAENKYPEVIVDLAAKFTELFEKNGIAESKKLGWDTAILVNTELAGQQAYFPRRHLVSQRDRQIYREYNGTNHAALAKKYDMTERQIYNIVARIRQEEFERNQLGLFS, encoded by the coding sequence ATGATGGATAATTTAGCAGAAAACAAATATCCAGAAGTTATCGTAGACCTTGCTGCCAAGTTTACCGAGTTGTTTGAAAAAAATGGCATTGCAGAATCAAAGAAGCTCGGCTGGGATACAGCTATTCTGGTCAATACCGAACTGGCCGGGCAGCAAGCCTACTTCCCCCGCCGCCACCTGGTCAGCCAGCGCGATCGACAGATTTACCGAGAGTACAACGGCACTAATCATGCAGCCTTGGCGAAAAAATACGACATGACGGAACGGCAGATATACAATATCGTCGCACGTATCAGACAAGAAGAATTTGAGCGGAATCAGCTGGGGTTGTTTAGTTGA
- a CDS encoding regulatory protein GemA — protein sequence MAKKPNRQAELARIHIAKKDLGMNDDEYRTMLHVVTGKSSAGDLTARQRYQVLDHMKSLAEGPKKSYPGRPNNMDGNSSRVRQLEKIEALLTIGRKPWAYGDAMAKRICKVDKLTWVEDADLYKIITALRKQAKKEGWDLNE from the coding sequence ATGGCAAAAAAGCCGAATAGACAAGCCGAGCTGGCGCGTATCCACATTGCCAAGAAAGACCTCGGCATGAATGATGACGAATACCGCACCATGCTGCATGTCGTTACCGGCAAATCATCCGCCGGGGATCTCACTGCGCGGCAGCGCTACCAGGTGCTTGATCACATGAAGTCACTCGCAGAAGGGCCAAAGAAGAGCTACCCAGGACGACCAAACAATATGGACGGCAACAGCAGCCGGGTACGCCAGTTGGAAAAAATCGAGGCACTGCTCACCATCGGCAGAAAACCGTGGGCATATGGTGACGCCATGGCAAAAAGAATCTGCAAGGTTGATAAGCTCACCTGGGTGGAAGATGCTGATCTCTATAAAATTATCACAGCGTTGCGAAAACAGGCAAAAAAAGAAGGATGGGATCTAAACGAATGA
- the nrdD gene encoding anaerobic ribonucleoside-triphosphate reductase yields MPKTNKCTAPTEVYSRVCGFFRPVQQWNRGKKEEFKDRLNYNVKGIKDGEKG; encoded by the coding sequence ATGCCAAAAACGAATAAATGCACCGCACCAACCGAAGTCTACTCCCGCGTCTGTGGTTTTTTCCGTCCGGTCCAGCAGTGGAATCGCGGCAAAAAAGAAGAGTTTAAAGATCGTTTAAACTACAATGTAAAAGGCATTAAAGATGGGGAAAAAGGCTAA
- a CDS encoding DUF2528 family protein: MANIKKYTVDYNCGEGSITVEIDHNIMTEEALHEINNFWSEAEDRLADADGNILNAVLTSLCEVVLRGLCADNLNIHGVILSFDWENSYFYDNAHEGWPKMDGSMGIKIIDFEPICFCAGDFRIKEVA, from the coding sequence ATGGCGAATATCAAAAAATACACAGTTGATTACAACTGCGGCGAAGGGTCAATCACCGTCGAGATAGATCATAATATCATGACAGAAGAAGCTCTACACGAGATCAATAATTTTTGGTCCGAAGCCGAAGATCGTCTGGCTGATGCCGACGGAAACATCCTCAACGCCGTATTGACGTCTCTTTGCGAGGTCGTTTTACGAGGGCTGTGCGCCGACAACCTGAACATCCACGGTGTGATTCTCTCCTTCGATTGGGAGAATAGTTACTTTTATGACAACGCTCACGAGGGGTGGCCGAAAATGGACGGGTCGATGGGAATAAAAATTATCGATTTTGAACCGATCTGTTTTTGCGCTGGAGATTTTCGGATCAAGGAGGTGGCCTGA
- a CDS encoding host-nuclease inhibitor Gam family protein, with product MAKKVKQQAVSLKVPQSHDETVEYIAEVGRLQRERERIQAAMNDEIAAIKQRYEEQAQPIGQDIKQLSEGVQIWCEANRAQLTNNGKVKFAQLASGKINWRMRPPKVSLRGKEAIIDACKQLGLTQFIRTVDDINKEAMLADQDKATKIQGVSITQVEDFVITPYETELEEVA from the coding sequence ATGGCAAAAAAAGTCAAACAGCAGGCCGTGAGCCTGAAGGTCCCGCAAAGTCACGACGAGACCGTGGAGTATATTGCCGAAGTGGGGCGTTTGCAGCGCGAACGTGAACGCATCCAGGCGGCGATGAATGATGAAATAGCCGCGATCAAGCAACGGTATGAAGAACAAGCACAGCCCATCGGACAGGACATCAAGCAGCTCAGTGAGGGGGTGCAGATCTGGTGCGAAGCGAACCGCGCTCAGCTGACCAACAACGGCAAAGTCAAATTTGCCCAGCTGGCCAGTGGCAAGATCAACTGGCGTATGCGCCCACCAAAAGTGAGCCTGCGGGGAAAAGAGGCCATTATTGACGCCTGCAAGCAACTGGGTCTGACCCAATTTATCCGCACTGTTGATGACATCAACAAAGAAGCCATGTTGGCTGATCAGGATAAAGCAACAAAGATCCAAGGGGTTAGCATTACTCAGGTGGAAGATTTTGTCATTACTCCGTATGAAACTGAACTTGAGGAGGTCGCGTGA
- a CDS encoding helix-turn-helix transcriptional regulator, with translation MTTSDQLQLLRDNVAELGQGVVAKRIGYASSTISQILSGSYAGNPDKVLQKVEEVFGNSTVHCPYFGYPISLADCAKHRNRPFAATNPQRVQLYRECNRCPHNGGKS, from the coding sequence ATGACGACATCAGACCAGCTGCAGCTGCTGCGCGATAACGTCGCAGAGCTCGGTCAGGGCGTAGTCGCCAAACGGATCGGCTATGCCTCATCAACCATCAGCCAAATTCTTAGCGGCAGCTACGCCGGGAACCCAGACAAAGTGCTGCAAAAGGTTGAAGAAGTTTTTGGTAATAGCACCGTTCATTGTCCTTACTTCGGCTATCCGATCTCACTTGCAGACTGTGCCAAACACCGTAACCGGCCCTTTGCCGCCACCAACCCGCAGCGCGTGCAGCTTTATCGCGAATGCAACAGGTGCCCGCACAACGGAGGTAAATCATGA
- a CDS encoding ATP-binding protein, giving the protein MKHAMAMTKNLRLFMSAVDHLMNREIGTEGMGLLWGDPGQGKSTAVAYVVNAMDGIYVRAIGSWTVTSMLGTIATELGGHRMLRRADMIDFICQRLGQNPRPIFIDEADYLFRQVEMLDSLRDIYDLSGCPVVLVGMEQIARKLQNHGRFARRITEWVEFKGIDLDDTMQVTRDVCEIDVADGLLEHLHNITNGNIGRIIIGLSKIEKMGKANGIDCVTLEQWGDRPLYYDQPTFTTKKTGG; this is encoded by the coding sequence ATGAAACACGCAATGGCAATGACCAAAAACCTGCGACTCTTCATGAGCGCAGTCGATCATCTGATGAACAGAGAGATAGGAACCGAAGGGATGGGGCTCCTCTGGGGCGATCCAGGGCAAGGAAAAAGCACCGCAGTTGCCTACGTCGTCAACGCAATGGACGGAATTTATGTCCGCGCCATAGGAAGCTGGACGGTCACCAGTATGCTTGGCACCATTGCCACAGAACTTGGAGGTCACCGCATGCTGCGTCGCGCCGACATGATTGATTTTATCTGTCAACGACTCGGACAAAACCCCCGCCCCATCTTTATCGACGAAGCGGACTACCTGTTTCGCCAAGTCGAGATGCTGGATTCCCTGCGTGATATCTATGATCTCAGCGGTTGCCCGGTGGTCCTCGTCGGGATGGAACAGATTGCCCGTAAATTGCAGAACCACGGTCGTTTCGCCAGACGTATCACCGAATGGGTTGAATTTAAAGGCATCGATCTCGACGATACCATGCAAGTGACCAGAGACGTTTGCGAAATTGATGTTGCCGACGGCCTGCTTGAACACCTGCACAACATCACCAACGGCAATATCGGTCGGATTATCATCGGCCTGTCTAAAATCGAAAAAATGGGAAAAGCCAACGGCATCGACTGTGTCACCCTCGAACAATGGGGAGACCGTCCCCTCTACTATGATCAGCCCACTTTCACAACAAAGAAGACGGGAGGTTAG
- a CDS encoding Mu transposase C-terminal domain-containing protein, translating to MANLKNYTAKELAGLPGLPKSQKGVIARAKSKKWPRIRRNGKGGGYAYPLTALPQETQDHLLKITLTGSDIQTVSSSDTDLVETTESQLPTMADIHLQLAPLKTWQQQTMDARLAFIRLIEKGAMDHGVTRTIKTIVQQIKDGHVPQHYLDLLPVANARSGGKTGKRTLSYRTLMRWWSDYKNSGGNYANLAPATVEKNTTPAWAPYLLDRYRVGSKISLARALELLPQDLPSEIDCPSYSQANNFIKKFSRLDIQKGRKSGSELRGQRLYRTRDASMFFPLDIVSCDGHSFKARVAHPAHGRPFKPEVCAVIDYVTHAVIGWSAGLAESHITVADALRHAITSGPDKPLGGLPLIFYADNGAGNTATVNTDEVAGLYARCGIQFETGRPGNPQGRGLVERLNASLWIPAAKQLPTYCGKDMDSLVARNVYLQLQKDVRQAKREGTDVKSELMISWPDFLLFLETEVDAYNHRPHSALPRIKDPKTKRRRNMTPAELWIRFLADGWKPETLTEQEIGLLFRPHEMCKCVRGIVTLHKKTYADPALEHYHGQQLMVGYDIHDPSKVWVRDGEGRLIVIAKLDANKSPVFPVARVEQLREQRHKNRSKTLAARQEEIDLERGVAIDIAPQTIEIAADVIETSDRIISRIEQKKKVVASAWERYIDIEEREKAGQASDYELQWKTSYEQYTETGKRSGIFKLDEFCLHERGAKRSEL from the coding sequence ATGGCTAACCTCAAAAACTATACAGCAAAAGAATTGGCTGGTCTACCGGGATTACCAAAGTCTCAAAAAGGGGTCATAGCTCGGGCAAAGTCGAAAAAATGGCCACGAATCCGTCGCAATGGCAAAGGTGGCGGCTACGCTTATCCCCTCACCGCACTACCGCAAGAAACACAAGACCATCTCCTGAAAATCACCCTGACCGGAAGCGACATTCAAACGGTCTCAAGCTCCGACACCGATCTGGTCGAAACAACCGAATCTCAGCTCCCCACCATGGCCGATATCCACTTGCAACTTGCGCCACTTAAAACCTGGCAGCAGCAGACCATGGATGCCCGTCTTGCATTTATCCGGCTGATTGAAAAAGGGGCCATGGATCACGGTGTTACCCGCACCATCAAGACCATTGTCCAGCAGATAAAAGACGGTCATGTCCCGCAGCACTATCTTGATCTGCTCCCCGTCGCCAATGCCCGCAGTGGAGGCAAAACAGGAAAGCGTACCCTCAGTTATCGCACCCTCATGCGTTGGTGGTCAGATTACAAAAACAGCGGCGGCAACTATGCCAATCTGGCACCCGCAACCGTCGAGAAAAACACGACCCCAGCCTGGGCACCTTATCTGCTCGATCGCTATCGGGTGGGATCAAAAATAAGCCTGGCAAGAGCACTCGAACTGCTACCACAAGACTTACCTTCAGAGATAGATTGCCCAAGCTACAGCCAGGCCAACAATTTTATCAAAAAATTCAGCCGACTCGATATCCAGAAAGGGCGCAAATCAGGTAGCGAACTACGCGGCCAGCGCCTTTATCGTACCCGCGATGCCAGCATGTTTTTCCCCCTCGATATCGTCAGCTGTGACGGCCACAGTTTCAAAGCCCGCGTCGCCCATCCAGCTCACGGTCGACCCTTTAAACCCGAAGTCTGCGCCGTCATCGACTACGTTACCCACGCCGTTATCGGCTGGTCAGCAGGTCTTGCCGAATCACACATCACCGTTGCCGATGCCCTGCGCCACGCCATCACCAGCGGCCCTGATAAACCCCTTGGCGGATTGCCGCTGATCTTTTATGCCGATAACGGTGCTGGTAACACTGCCACTGTCAACACCGACGAAGTTGCCGGATTATACGCCCGCTGCGGCATCCAGTTTGAAACTGGTCGCCCAGGAAATCCACAGGGGCGTGGCCTAGTCGAACGCCTCAACGCCTCGCTGTGGATACCAGCCGCAAAACAGCTGCCCACATACTGTGGCAAGGATATGGACAGCCTGGTTGCCAGAAACGTCTACCTGCAGCTGCAGAAAGATGTGCGCCAGGCCAAGCGTGAAGGCACTGACGTTAAAAGCGAACTGATGATCAGCTGGCCCGATTTTTTATTGTTTCTCGAGACCGAAGTCGACGCCTACAACCACCGCCCCCACAGCGCCTTGCCACGCATTAAAGATCCAAAAACCAAGCGTCGCCGCAATATGACCCCAGCTGAATTGTGGATCCGTTTTCTGGCCGATGGCTGGAAACCGGAAACCCTCACAGAACAAGAAATCGGCCTGCTGTTCCGGCCGCACGAAATGTGCAAATGCGTCCGTGGCATCGTCACTCTGCATAAAAAGACATACGCCGACCCAGCCCTTGAGCATTACCACGGCCAACAGCTCATGGTCGGTTATGACATCCACGATCCCAGCAAGGTCTGGGTGCGTGACGGCGAAGGCCGCCTCATCGTCATTGCCAAGCTCGATGCCAATAAATCACCTGTTTTCCCTGTTGCCCGTGTCGAGCAACTGCGCGAACAGCGACATAAAAACCGTAGCAAGACCCTGGCAGCACGGCAGGAAGAAATCGATCTGGAACGCGGTGTTGCCATCGATATCGCGCCACAAACCATCGAAATCGCCGCTGACGTCATCGAAACAAGCGATCGCATCATCAGCCGTATCGAACAGAAAAAGAAAGTCGTTGCCAGCGCCTGGGAACGTTATATCGATATCGAGGAGCGTGAGAAAGCTGGTCAGGCCAGTGATTACGAATTGCAGTGGAAGACAAGCTACGAACAGTACACAGAAACCGGTAAACGCAGCGGAATTTTCAAGTTGGATGAATTTTGCCTGCATGAACGTGGCGCGAAACGGTCGGAACTCTAA
- a CDS encoding helix-turn-helix domain-containing protein — protein MHKLENILNTPDTRNEWIKFQLALRRKSFASLGEKAGVSRQCVKSALNKSYPKMERLIADALDMPVEQLWPERYNFRFEDVVNG, from the coding sequence ATGCACAAACTAGAGAACATTTTAAATACGCCTGATACCCGTAACGAGTGGATTAAATTTCAACTCGCTTTGCGTAGAAAATCGTTCGCATCACTCGGCGAGAAAGCAGGTGTATCCCGCCAGTGCGTCAAATCAGCCCTTAATAAATCCTACCCTAAAATGGAACGACTGATTGCCGATGCGCTTGATATGCCTGTCGAGCAACTCTGGCCAGAACGCTATAACTTCCGCTTTGAGGATGTCGTCAATGGCTAA
- a CDS encoding helix-turn-helix transcriptional regulator, giving the protein MNTKVLPEEKFIERVEFLIKLFGSAEKLAKETGISARMIGKYKSGDSVPGMDALISISKASGYSIDWLATGHGPKRHVENVCEEESPYGLGWNKTLMTEIVEAIEEACISMGAKLIPSEKSRVITRLYEIYAEEGTKVKKEDIRRHLKLVI; this is encoded by the coding sequence TTGAACACAAAAGTTTTACCTGAAGAAAAGTTCATTGAAAGGGTTGAATTCTTAATTAAATTATTTGGTAGTGCCGAAAAGCTAGCAAAAGAAACGGGTATTTCTGCGCGTATGATTGGCAAATATAAATCTGGAGATTCTGTTCCTGGCATGGATGCGTTGATTTCTATTTCAAAAGCATCGGGTTATTCAATTGACTGGCTGGCAACTGGACATGGGCCTAAACGGCACGTTGAAAATGTTTGTGAGGAAGAGTCACCTTATGGGCTGGGGTGGAACAAAACACTGATGACGGAGATCGTCGAGGCGATAGAGGAGGCGTGCATCAGCATGGGGGCAAAATTGATCCCAAGTGAAAAATCAAGAGTTATCACGCGGCTTTATGAAATCTACGCTGAGGAAGGTACCAAAGTTAAAAAAGAAGATATCAGACGCCATCTTAAACTTGTTATTTGA
- a CDS encoding potassium channel family protein: MMNKYWAYVLLCLYLLLVGFFLHIPKLMAVFYTSIVAFIVFFFVFFLSKDNHSKFYSILSFVPTLTFIIIGYAGLYAKFGIISNSQSEIDRYDYIYFSIVTFTTLGYGDFSPSHASKFIAASEALVGYITMGIFIGLIFAFFNKDST, encoded by the coding sequence ATGATGAATAAATATTGGGCATATGTACTGCTTTGTTTGTACCTGTTATTAGTAGGTTTCTTTTTACATATACCAAAGTTGATGGCTGTATTTTATACTTCAATTGTAGCATTTATAGTCTTTTTCTTTGTTTTCTTTTTATCTAAAGATAATCATTCTAAATTTTATTCAATATTGAGCTTTGTTCCTACTCTTACTTTTATCATCATTGGATATGCTGGTCTGTATGCAAAATTTGGAATAATATCAAACAGCCAATCAGAAATTGATAGGTATGACTACATATATTTCAGCATTGTTACTTTTACCACTCTTGGGTATGGTGATTTTTCTCCATCTCATGCCTCAAAATTTATAGCGGCTTCAGAAGCATTGGTTGGATATATAACTATGGGAATATTTATTGGTCTTATTTTTGCATTCTTCAATAAAGATTCTACATAA
- a CDS encoding IclR family transcriptional regulator, whose amino-acid sequence MEKGLKILNLFSKEHSRWSQKDIAEAMQMNTTSVFRLINTFVKMGYLVKDGKTKQVSLGPMAVAMSHRLLRSYNLRQMIAPIIAQKSEEYGISIEVALFANNTMVLISGYEQKNTLTFHKPGSAQELYCTAMGKAYLAYLPQEERDQIIARQSFYPRTINTLTNQKALLDQLSEVRTHGYSSNNGEYIKGLISIGAPLFNPVTKSVKGGISFDTTTIESSMDKLIESYSASLIALAQEISSFLPDS is encoded by the coding sequence CTGGAAAAAGGCCTTAAAATTCTTAATCTTTTCAGCAAAGAGCACTCTCGCTGGAGCCAAAAAGATATCGCCGAGGCCATGCAGATGAACACAACCTCCGTTTTTCGCCTAATAAATACTTTCGTGAAAATGGGCTACCTGGTCAAGGATGGTAAAACAAAACAGGTCAGTTTAGGACCAATGGCGGTTGCCATGAGTCACCGACTCCTGCGTTCCTACAACCTACGCCAGATGATTGCTCCCATTATTGCCCAAAAAAGTGAAGAGTACGGCATCAGTATCGAGGTCGCACTTTTCGCAAACAATACCATGGTGCTTATTTCCGGCTATGAGCAAAAGAACACCCTGACCTTTCACAAACCGGGAAGTGCTCAGGAGCTCTATTGTACGGCTATGGGTAAAGCCTATCTGGCCTATCTACCTCAAGAAGAACGGGATCAGATCATCGCCAGGCAGTCCTTTTATCCCCGCACTATCAACACTCTTACCAATCAGAAAGCTTTATTGGACCAATTGAGTGAAGTTCGCACCCATGGTTATTCGTCCAATAATGGGGAATATATCAAGGGACTGATTTCCATCGGCGCTCCACTCTTCAATCCGGTAACAAAATCAGTTAAAGGCGGTATTTCCTTCGATACGACAACCATCGAGAGTTCAATGGACAAACTGATTGAATCCTACAGCGCTTCCCTCATCGCACTGGCGCAAGAAATAAGCTCTTTTCTTCCGGATTCCTGA
- a CDS encoding proline racemase family protein yields MNFFADFSCNVQPFGACITAIDSHTEGEATRLIVNGLPEPEGRTMLEKLISFKTNYDHVRCLLTKEPRGSRDTVAALVTKNVSPEAKFGLLYMDAKRYPYLCGHATIGALVTLSKIGFLSLEEGENLVLVDTPSGVIHGKLSVVDGQLTQVSIDMVPSFVYATAQNIEVESFGCIQVDLVCIGGFFAMVDTTQLGIEPVFANRDLLTKLGMEIIQAANKQLSVAHPLRPEVKTVDVTEFYDSKYEQGKAFGQGIVVYGESHVDRSPCGTGTAAKLTLLHHYGKIAMGQNYTNYGPLRTSFAAKLISKEKIGSLQGCIVQITGMAYLTGLNHFILEDNDPLQLGFLL; encoded by the coding sequence ATGAATTTTTTTGCTGATTTTTCCTGCAATGTCCAGCCGTTTGGCGCTTGCATAACGGCCATAGATTCTCATACCGAGGGAGAAGCGACACGCCTGATCGTCAATGGGCTTCCCGAGCCTGAAGGGCGGACAATGCTGGAGAAGCTCATCAGCTTTAAGACCAACTACGATCACGTTCGCTGTCTTCTGACCAAAGAACCCAGAGGCTCCAGAGATACGGTTGCTGCACTGGTAACAAAAAATGTGTCACCGGAAGCAAAGTTCGGTCTTCTCTACATGGATGCCAAACGTTACCCCTATTTGTGTGGACATGCCACTATCGGCGCTCTGGTCACTTTGTCAAAAATCGGGTTCCTGTCCCTTGAAGAAGGGGAAAATCTGGTCTTGGTGGATACGCCCTCAGGGGTCATACATGGCAAACTTTCGGTTGTCGATGGTCAATTAACACAAGTTTCAATCGATATGGTGCCTTCATTTGTATACGCAACCGCACAAAATATTGAAGTGGAAAGCTTTGGTTGCATCCAGGTCGATTTGGTCTGTATCGGCGGATTCTTCGCCATGGTCGATACAACGCAACTTGGGATCGAACCGGTTTTCGCAAATAGGGATCTTCTGACGAAGTTGGGAATGGAAATTATCCAGGCCGCCAATAAGCAGTTAAGCGTTGCCCATCCGCTACGGCCGGAAGTAAAAACCGTCGATGTCACGGAATTCTATGATTCAAAGTATGAACAGGGAAAAGCGTTCGGGCAAGGCATTGTCGTTTACGGCGAATCGCATGTCGATCGCTCTCCATGCGGGACAGGAACAGCAGCCAAATTAACCCTGCTGCATCATTACGGCAAAATTGCTATGGGGCAAAACTACACAAATTACGGACCTCTACGAACAAGTTTCGCTGCAAAACTAATCAGCAAAGAAAAGATCGGCTCACTGCAAGGATGTATTGTCCAGATCACAGGCATGGCATACCTGACAGGTTTGAACCATTTTATTCTGGAGGACAACGATCCATTGCAACTAGGTTTTCTCCTCTAA
- a CDS encoding ABC transporter permease — translation MKQKKFKPWLLLSPSLAAVFLMLVVPVCFVVVYSFWLRSPVGRDIPAFQFGNYAKFFADFFYPSLLLRTLRVALETVLLCLVMGYIPAYFFYKTESKWKPALMILVMLPFWISFIIRTLSWINILGDSGLINHVLLSIGLINEPLAMLYNEGAVLMGLLQYLLPFMILNIYVSLDGIDKSLTEAAKSLGCTEWQAFKEITLPLSLPGVSAGCLLVFVLTCGTYLPPMILGGPGNEMIANLVFKRIITTLDWPFGCAISTILLMLVGLIVFAYNKYMGINQVFKSLGG, via the coding sequence ATGAAGCAGAAAAAGTTCAAACCCTGGCTGCTCTTGTCGCCATCCCTGGCTGCCGTATTTCTGATGCTGGTGGTGCCGGTCTGCTTTGTCGTGGTTTACAGCTTCTGGCTGCGGTCGCCGGTTGGCCGAGATATTCCTGCATTCCAGTTTGGTAACTACGCAAAGTTTTTTGCCGACTTCTTCTATCCCTCTCTGCTGCTGAGAACTCTGAGAGTCGCCCTGGAAACCGTTCTTCTTTGTCTGGTCATGGGTTATATCCCCGCTTATTTCTTTTACAAAACCGAATCAAAATGGAAACCGGCACTGATGATTCTGGTCATGCTGCCATTCTGGATCAGCTTTATCATTCGCACTTTGAGTTGGATCAATATTCTTGGTGATTCCGGTCTGATCAACCATGTTCTGCTCTCAATCGGGCTGATTAACGAACCTCTGGCCATGCTTTACAACGAAGGTGCGGTCCTCATGGGTCTGCTGCAATACCTCCTGCCGTTCATGATCCTCAATATCTATGTCAGCCTCGACGGTATCGATAAAAGCCTGACCGAAGCGGCAAAAAGCCTGGGCTGTACCGAATGGCAGGCCTTTAAAGAAATTACTCTGCCGTTAAGCCTGCCCGGTGTCAGTGCCGGCTGCTTGCTGGTTTTCGTCCTCACCTGCGGCACTTATCTGCCACCAATGATTCTCGGCGGACCGGGAAATGAGATGATCGCCAATCTGGTATTTAAGCGAATCATCACCACCCTGGATTGGCCTTTCGGTTGTGCTATCAGTACCATTCTCCTCATGCTGGTCGGTCTTATTGTTTTTGCCTACAACAAGTATATGGGGATCAACCAGGTCTTCAAATCGTTGGGTGGATAG
- a CDS encoding ABC transporter permease: MKKIISGWSLIKIYTLLIYIWMFAPIVAVVLLSFNPQQFGSFPMKGFSFRWYGELIHNPSILGAFKNSLILGSLTAVLSTTIAVPAALAFVRYNFRGKDFFNTLLIAPIMIPEVVLGVALLLFLRWLQQPKSFLLLLVGHVVLTLPYVMLVVQARMVGIKKDYEEAAMSLGASPFQTFLSVTFPLLSPAIFAGMLFSFTISFDDVTATLFWATASQQTVPVKIFGMLRNSISPEINALGAVMIVLTISLPLAAGYLSRKFAKGSK, translated from the coding sequence ATGAAAAAAATAATTTCCGGCTGGTCGCTGATCAAAATCTATACCCTGCTGATCTATATCTGGATGTTCGCCCCCATCGTCGCAGTTGTTCTGCTCTCCTTTAACCCTCAGCAGTTCGGATCCTTCCCGATGAAAGGGTTCAGCTTTCGCTGGTACGGTGAGCTGATTCACAATCCATCGATTCTCGGAGCGTTCAAAAATTCTCTGATTCTTGGATCTTTGACCGCCGTACTATCGACCACGATCGCAGTTCCGGCAGCGTTGGCCTTCGTCCGTTATAATTTCCGCGGCAAAGATTTTTTCAATACCCTGCTGATTGCGCCAATCATGATCCCGGAAGTCGTTCTGGGGGTAGCTCTGCTGCTGTTCCTGCGCTGGCTGCAACAACCAAAAAGCTTTCTGTTGCTGCTGGTTGGTCATGTGGTCTTGACTCTTCCCTACGTCATGCTGGTTGTTCAGGCACGTATGGTTGGGATAAAGAAAGATTATGAAGAGGCCGCCATGTCACTTGGGGCGAGCCCTTTTCAGACCTTTCTTTCGGTGACTTTCCCGCTGCTGTCACCAGCCATTTTCGCAGGCATGTTGTTTTCTTTTACAATTTCTTTTGATGATGTCACCGCCACCCTGTTTTGGGCAACAGCATCGCAGCAGACCGTTCCAGTCAAAATTTTCGGCATGCTGAGAAACTCGATCAGTCCTGAAATTAATGCATTGGGTGCTGTCATGATTGTTCTTACGATATCTCTGCCGTTGGCTGCGGGATATCTTTCCAGAAAATTTGCCAAGGGGAGCAAATGA